One Phaseolus vulgaris cultivar G19833 chromosome 11, P. vulgaris v2.0, whole genome shotgun sequence genomic window carries:
- the LOC137821456 gene encoding multiple C2 domain and transmembrane region protein 6 has translation MNKLVVEVVDASDLMPKDGEGSANPFVEVKFDEQQHSTEKKHKELNPYWNQKLVFHIDDPRDLAHKTIEVVVYNHNDRNHNNFLGRVRLSGASIPLSESQARVERYPLEKRGLFSNIRGDIALKCYALHDPLPPPQPQDGSADPAAAEQHRPPPPPEEDQYTPLQEINPNMVADEESVVGEGEEKKKKKMKKKEKEVRTFHSIPAAAAAPKAQPQFQAAAVETVRRADFAKAGPPNVMLMQIPKQNPDYGLEETSPPLAARLRYKVGDKISTTYDLVEQMHYLYVNVVKARDLPVMDISGSLDPYVEVKVGNYKGLTKHLDKNQNPVWKTIFAFSKERLQSNLLEVTVKDKDIGKDDFVGRALFDLTEIPLRVPPDSPLAPQWYRLEDKKGQKVYNNGEIMLAVWMGTQADESFPEAWHSDAHNVGHSNLANTRSKVYFSPKLFYLRIQVIEAQDLVPSDKGRAPDAVVRVQLGNQMRFTRPSQLRSTNPVWNDELMFVAAEPFEDFIIVTVEDKVGPSAEILGREIISVRSIPPRHETSKLPDSRWFNLHRPSAVGEEETEKKKEKFSSKIHLRMCLEAGYHVLDESTHFSSDLQPSSKHLRKKNIGILELGILSARNLVPLKGREGRSTDAYCVAKYGNKWVRTRTLLDTLTPRWNEQYTWEVYDPCTVITIGVFDNHHINGSSDARDQRIGKVRIRLSTLETDRVYTHFYPLLVLQPNGLKKNGELHLAVRFTCTAWVNMVAQYGRPLLPKMHYVQPIPVRHIDWLRHQAMQIVAARLSRAEPPLRRETVEYMLDVDYHMWSLRRSKANFHRIMLILKGVTAVCKWFDDICTWRNPITTCLVHVLFLILVCYPELILPTIFLYLFVIGIWNYRFRPRKPPHMDARLSQAENAHPDELDEEFDTFPSTKPSDIVRMRYDRLRSVAGRVQTVVGDLATQGERAQAILNWRDSRATSIFIIFSLIWAVFIYITPFQVVAILVGLYMLRHPRFRSKMPSVPVNFFKRLPSRSDTLI, from the coding sequence ATGAACAAGCTGGTGGTGGAGGTTGTGGATGCAAGCGACCTCATGCCCAAAGACGGGGAAGGGTCAGCCAACCCCTTTGTAGAGGTGAAGTTTGATGAGCAGCAGCACAGTACTGAGAAAAAGCACAAGGAGCTGAATCCTTATTGGAACCAGAAGCTGGTGTTCCACATCGATGACCCGAGAGATCTTGCGCACAAGACAATTGAAGTGGTTGTGTACAATCACAATGATCGGAACCACAACAACTTCCTTGGAAGGGTGAGGCTTTCAGGTGCTTCCATCCCTCTATCGGAGTCCCAGGCCCGTGTGGAACGCTACCCACTTGAGAAACGTGGCCTCTTTTCAAACATCAGGGGAGATATTGCTCTCAAGTGTTATGCGCTGCATGATCCTCTTCCTCCCCCGCAACCCCAGGACGGCAGTGCTGATCCTGCTGCTGCTGAACAACATCGCCCTCCCCCTCCCCCGGAGGAGGATCAGTACACTCCCCTGCAAGAAATAAACCCCAACATGGTGGCAGACGAGGAAAGCGTGGTTGGTGAAGgggaggagaagaagaagaagaaaatgaaaaagaaagaaaaggaagtgaggacttttcactctatACCAGCTGCAGCTGCTGCACCGAAGGCCCAGCCCCAGTTCCAGGCGGCGGCAGTGGAAACGGTGAGGAGGGCTGACTTCGCAAAGGCTGGACCACCGAATGTGATGTTGATGCAAATCCCAAAGCAAAACCCAGATTATGGACTGGAAGAGACAAGTCCTCCTCTGGCGGCTCGGTTGCGGTACAAAGTAGGGGACAAGATATCAACCACCTACGACTTGGTGGAACAGATGCATTACTTGTACGTTAATGTGGTGAAGGCAAGGGATCTCCCCGTGATGGATATCTCGGGAAGCCTTGACCCTTATGTGGAAGTCAAGGTGGGTAATTACAAGGGCCTCACCAAGCACCTGGACAAGAATCAGAACCCCGTTTGGAAGACAATCTTTGCCTTCTCGAAGGAGAGGTTGCAATCAAATTTGCTTGAAGTGACGGTGAAGGACAAGGACATTGGCAAAGATGATTTTGTTGGAAGAGCTCTGTTTGATCTGACTGAGATTCCTCTTCGGGTGCCCCCAGACAGCCCCTTGGCTCCTCAGTGGTACAGATTGGAGGACAAGAAGGGCCAAAAAGTTTACAACAATGGCGAAATCATGCTTGCTGTTTGGATGGGAACACAGGCCGACGAGTCCTTCCCGGAGGCCTGGCACTCTGACGCTCACAACGTCGGCCACTCCAACCTTGCAAACACTCGCTCAAAGGTATATTTCTCACCCAAGCTTTTCTATCTTAGAATTCAAGTCATCGAAGCTCAGGATCTTGTTCCTTCCGACAAAGGAAGAGCCCCGGACGCTGTTGTTAGAGTACAGCTCGGGAACCAGATGAGATTCACCCGCCCTTCTCAATTGAGAAGCACCAACCCAGTTTGGAACGACGAGCTTATGTTTGTGGCTGCCGAGCCATTTGAGGATTTCATCATTGTGACTGTGGAGGACAAAGTGGGTCCTAGTGCTGAAATCTTGGGAAGGGAGATCATATCAGTTAGAAGTATTCCACCCAGACACGAGACCAGCAAGCTCCCTGATTCTCGTTGGTTCAATTTGCACAGGCCCAGTGCTGTCGGTGAGGAAGAAACGGAGAAAAAGAAGGAGAAATTCTCGAGCAAGATTCACCTCCGAATGTGTCTGGAGGCCGGGTACCATGTGCTGGATGAGTCCACGCATTTCAGCAGTGATCTTCAGCCATCCTCCAAACATTTGAGGAAGAAAAACATTGGCATCCTCGAACTCGGGATACTGAGTGCCCGCAATTTGGTGCCCCTGAAGGGCAGGGAAGGTAGGAGCACCGATGCTTACTGCGTGGCCAAGTATGGCAACAAGTGGGTTCGAACCAGAACTCTGCTTGACACACTCACCCCTCGATGGAATGAGCAATATACGTGGGAAGTTTATGATCCATGCACTGTCATCACAATTGGGGTTTTTGACAACCATCACATCAATGGGAGCAGTGATGCAAGGGATCAGAGAATTGGAAAGGTAAGAATCCGGTTATCAACTCTGGAAACTGATAGGGTGTATACTCATTTTTATCCTCTGCTGGTCCTCCAACCCAATGGCCTGAAGAAGAACGGAGAGCTTCACTTGGCCGTGAGATTCACATGCACGGCTTGGGTGAATATGGTAGCCCAGTATGGCAGGCCTTTGCTTCCCAAAATGCATTATGTCCAACCCATACCTGTTAGGCACATAGACTGGCTCCGCCACCAGGCCATGCAGATTGTGGCAGCACGCCTATCTAGAGCTGAGCCACCCCTCAGGCGTGAAACAGTTGAGTATATGCTCGACGTTGATTACCATATGTGGAGTCTAAGGAGAAGCAAAGCCAATTTTCATCGCATAATGTTAATCCTCAAAGGAGTTACAGCTGTTTGCAAATGGTTTGATGACATCTGCACCTGGAGAAACCCAATCACAACTTGCCTTGTTCACGTCCTGTTCTTGATACTGGTTTGCTACCCGGAACTGATATTGCCCACCATTTTCctttacttgtttgtaattggaATTTGGAATTACCGGTTCAGGCCAAGGAAACCACCCCATATGGATGCCAGGTTGTCTCAGGCAGAAAATGCCCACCCAGATGAACTGGACGAGGAATTTGACACTTTTCCATCCACAAAACCTTCAGATATTGTGAGAATGAGGTATGACAGATTGCGGAGTGTGGCAGGTAGAGTGCAGACTGTGGTTGGAGATTTGGCTACTCAGGGAGAAAGAGCTCAAGCCATACTAAATTGGAGAGACTCCAGGGCAACATCTATCTTCATCATCTTCTCGCTCATATGGGCTGTATTCATTTACATCACTCCCTTCCAAGTAGTGGCAATTCTCGTAGGCCTGTATATGCTACGTCATCCTCGATTTAGGAGCAAGATGCCATCAGTACCAGTTAATTTCTTCAAGAGATTGCCTTCCAGATCAGACACGCTTATATGA
- the LOC137821476 gene encoding uncharacterized protein → MRSWAEEREEKGEEMEDIEDLLVGSGSATAPGFRLPMAAAVGVGVGSKRNKLSSSPSPAIPGTQTIYIKTFGCSHNQSDSEYMAGQLSAFGYSLSDNPEQADLWLINTCTVKSPSQSAMDTIITKGKSSNKPLVVAGCVPQGSRYLKELEGISIVGVQQIDRVVEIVEETLKGHEVRLLTRKTLPALDLPKVRKNKFVEILPINVGCLGACTYCKTKHARGHLGSYTIDSLVGRVKSVISDGVKEIWLSSEDTGAYGRDIGVNLPTLLKALVAELPADASTMLRIGMTNPPYILEHLKEIAEILRHPCVYSFLHVPVQSGSDTVLSAMNREYTVSEFRTVVDTLTELVPEMQIATDIICGFPGETDEDFVQTVNLVKDYKFSQVHISQFYPRPGTPAARMKKVPSKVVKGRSRELTNVFESFTPYSGMEGKVERIWITDVASDGIHLVGHTKGYIQVLVLAPDHMLGASAMAKITSVGRWSVFGEVIETVNHASDNKALNKLVPDRDLHSLCVNPAKAGGFSEEPESCACGSDVCCSIDKSDVSRGTAVPQNQSNRNFFEWMLRKREHLHKKVESELASGSVKKQEGKMKKWDFVDKVLLGGMSISIFTIIALVAALAFRVIWSQ, encoded by the exons ATGAGATCTTG GGCAGAGGAGAGagaagagaagggagaggagaTGGAGGACATTGAAGATTTGCTGGTCGGAAGCGGAAGCGCAACTGCGCCGGGCTTCCGTTTGCCAATGGCGGCAGCTGTTGGTGTTGGCGTTGGGAGCAAGCGGAATAAACTCTCCTCTTCGCCTTCTCCGGCAATCCCCGGCACTCAG ACTATCTACATAAAGACCTTTGGCTGCTCTCACAACCAG AGTGACAGTGAATATATGGCTGGCCAGCTTTCGGCTTTTGGCTATTCGTTGAGTGACAATCCAGAGCAAGCAGATCTCTGGCTCATTAACAC TTGCACAGTGAAATCCCCCAGTCAATCTGCCATGGATACCATCATAACAAAAGGAAAATCTTCTAATAAACCGCTAGTTGTTGCTGGCTGTGTCCCTCAAGGAAGTCGGTATTTGAAAGAGCTGGAAGGGATCAGCATAGTTGGAGTCCAGCAAATTGATCGTGTTGTTGAAATTGTAGAGGAGACTTTAAAAGGTCACGAAGTGCGCCTTTTGACCCGTAAGACATTGCCAGCACTTGACCTTCCAAAG GTAAGGAAGAACAAGTTTGTTGAGATTCTTCCTATTAATGTTGGTTGTTTAGGTGCCTGCACTTATTGCAAGACAAAGCATGCTCGGGGTCACCTAGGAAGTTACACAATCGATAGCCTT GTTGGGCGTGTAAAATCTGTCATTTCTGATGGAGTTAAAGAGATATGGCTTAGTAGTGAGGACACTGGAGCATACG GTCGTGACATTGGTGTCAATCTTCCAACTTTGTTGAAAGCCTTAGTGGCAGAACTACCTGCTGATGCAAGCACAATGCTACGTATTGGAATGACCAATCCACCTTATATCCTTGAACACTTGAAAGAGATAGCCGAGATTTTGCGGCACCCATGTGTATACTCTTTTCTCCATGTACCAGTTCAGTCTGGAAGTGATACTGTCTTGAGT GCAATGAATAGGGAATATACTGTGAGTGAGTTCAGGACTGTTGTAGATACTCTAACTGAGCTTGTGCCAGAGATGCAGATTGCCACTGATATAATATGTGGATTTCCGG GTGAAACTGATGAAGATTTTGTGCAGACTGTCAATCTTGTTAAAGATTATAAGTTCTCTCAAGTTCACATTTCACAATTTTATCCTCGACCAG GGACACCTGCTGCAAGGATGAAAAAGGTTCCAAGTAAAGTGGTTAAGGGAAGAAGCCGAGAGCTGACAAATGTCTTTGAATCCTTCACACCATACTCTGGGATGGAAGGCAAAGTGGAAAGAATTTGGATTACTGACGTTGCATCTGATGGAATTCACTTG GTTGGTCATACGAAAGGATATATACAAGTTCTTGTACTTGCTCCCGACCATATGCTTGGAGCTTCAGCTATGGCTAAGATAACATCTGTGGGAAGGTGGTCTGTCTTTGGGGAAGTAATTGAGACAGTCAACCATGCAAGTGACAATAAAGCTCTAAACAAGTTGGTTCCTGACCGGGACTTGCATTCTCTCTGCGTTAACCCAGCCAAGGCTGGTGGATTCTCAGAAGAGCCAGAATCTTGTGCCTGTGGAAGTGACGTCTGTTGCAGTATCGACAAGAGTGATGTTTCAAGAGGCACTGCAGTGCCACAGAACCAAAGCAATAGAAATTTCTTTGAATGGATGCTAAGGAAGCGGGAGCATCTGCACAAAAAGGTTGAGAGCGAGCTTGCCTCGGGATCTGTTAAAAAGCAGGAAGGAAAGATGAAGAAGTGGGACTTCGTTGATAAGGTTCTTTTGGGTGGAATGTCTATCAGTATCTTTACTATAATTGCTCTAGTAGCAGCTCTTGCGTTCAGAGTGATTTGGTCCCAGTAA
- the LOC137832840 gene encoding uncharacterized protein, with protein MMNVLAVTLFFTSLAASAIFSPPPPTHHKQGANTIVKEGHRVVVVEYDQDGHHNTKISISPDQPTHHHHHQVPENGHDRIREAASVLPNLGQGISQPQDAAFLHAPKELICDAYGKCKHRVADAMEKTKEKAQEVLQKKKEVARHVGDNVADALKETKESVHDKARDVHEYAQDTVETAKNHVNSNVSEARDYLRRLKHTLKLSFGSLESLNSVMGVAHLLGFATSYGMCVWVTFISSYVQSRAMARHQFAVMQSKIYPVYFRAMAYSTGVALFGHVFGNTNTLLSNKSHALQTYNLLASLATLFFNSLYLEPRATKLMFERIKIEKEEGRGREDVTVSGERGRTGVREPQRTPDGTGPSISTDHDAVRSRIIKLNDKLKKLNSYSSVLNILNLISLTWHLVYLAQRLHRTC; from the exons atgatGAATGTTTTGGCGGTGACTCTGTTCTTCACTTCACTCGCCGCATCGGCCATTTTCTCTCCGCCGCCACCCACCCACCACAAGCAAGGAGCCAACACCATCGTCAAAGAAGGCCACCGTGTCGTGGTGGTTGAATACGACCAAGATGGCCATCACAACACCAAAATCTCAATCTCCCCAGACCAACCCACACATCATCACCACCACCAAGTTCCGGAAAACGGCCACGACAGGATCAGAGAGGCTGCCTCTGTTCTCCCTAACCTCGGTCAAGGCATTTCGCAGCCTCAAGATGCGGCTTTTCTGCATGCCCCCAAGGAGCTCATTTGCGATGCTTATGGAAAATGCAAGCACAGAGTCGCGGATGCCATGGAGAAGACCAAGGAAAAGGCTCAAGAGGTCCTCCAGAAGAAGAAGGAGGTGGCGCGCCATGTGGGTGATAATGTTGCCGATGCACtcaaagaaacaaaagaaagCGTGCATGATAAAGCCCGTGATGTGCACGAATACGCGCAGGATACTGTAGAAACAGCGAAGAATCATGTGAATAGTAACGTCTCAGAGGCCAGGGATTATTTGCGCCGCCTCAAACATACCTTAAAATTGAGTTTTGGATCCTTGGAGAGCCTGAATTCGGTGATGGGGGTGGCCCATTTGCTGGGGTTTGCCACTTCTTATGGGATGTGTGTGTGGGTTACGTTTATCTCCAGCTACGTGCAGTCCAGGGCCATGGCGAGGCATCAGTTCGCAGTGATGCAGAGTAAAATCTACCCTGTTTATTTCAGGGCCATGGCTTATAGCACAGGGGTGGCTCTGTTTGGCCATGTCTTCGGTAATACGAACACTCTGCTCTCCAACAAGTCTCACGCATTGCAAACATACAATCTTCTGGCCTCTCTCGCCACTCTTTTCTTCAACTCTCTTTACTTGGAGCCTCGAGCCACCAAG TTGATGTTCgaaagaataaaaatagaaaaggagGAAGGAAGAGGCAGAGAAGATGTGACAGTGAGTGGTGAACGTGGCAGAACAGGTGTTAGAGAGCCTCAACGCACACCTGATGGTACAGGGCCTTCCATCAGCACAGATCATGATGCAGTGAGATCAAGAATAATCAAGCTCAACGACAAGCTCAAGAAATTGAATTCCTATTCCTCTGTCCTAAACATCCTCAATCTCATCTCTCTCACATGGCATCTCGTTTATTTGGCTCAACGGCTTCACCGCACTTGCTAA